The following are encoded in a window of Methanofastidiosum sp. genomic DNA:
- a CDS encoding type II toxin-antitoxin system HicA family toxin has product MPKLNSLPGIKVIKILTKMGFTPIRQAGSHVILVKQDENGKVGCVVPLHDELKIRTLKGILKQAKIEDNSEAINYIISKYKEDCIDLEVNPKYIDKLLGIDREPGIKFKTINELRQIIESD; this is encoded by the coding sequence ATGCCAAAACTTAATTCTTTACCAGGGATTAAGGTAATCAAAATACTAACTAAAATGGGATTCACACCAATAAGGCAGGCAGGGAGCCATGTTATTCTAGTCAAGCAAGATGAAAATGGAAAGGTAGGATGTGTAGTTCCGTTGCACGATGAATTAAAGATCAGGACTTTGAAAGGAATTTTAAAACAGGCAAAGATTGAAGACAACTCTGAAGCCATAAACTACATCATCTCAAAATACAAAGAGGATTGTATTGATTTAGAAGTCAATCCCAAATATATTGACAAACTTTTGGGGATAGATCGGGAACCTGGGATTAAGTTTAAAACAATCAATGAGTTGCGTCAAATTATTGAGAGTGACTAG
- a CDS encoding type II toxin-antitoxin system HicB family antitoxin — translation MMFSAVIFKDEDMYVAECPEIGTVSQGYTIDEALSNLKEATELYLEEFPLEKHSNPLLTTFEVTLNAKT, via the coding sequence ATGATGTTTAGCGCTGTTATTTTTAAGGATGAAGACATGTATGTTGCAGAATGCCCAGAAATAGGGACTGTAAGCCAAGGATATACAATAGACGAAGCTCTTTCAAATCTAAAGGAGGCTACTGAGCTTTACTTAGAAGAATTCCCCTTAGAAAAACATTCCAATCCATTGCTCACCACTTTTGAGGTAACTCTAAATGCCAAAACTTAA
- a CDS encoding phosphomannomutase/phosphoglucomutase yields MPFKAYDVRGIYPGQIDEEFAYSLGRALGRSYNEIAVGIDSRIGSEKIKDYFMSGIMDEISDVIYLGAISTPLLYFATKDRFSLGVMITASHNPKEYTGFKACGRNAIPLSPQDEIKREFKLFNLPNRILHIKETRNDIIDEYRGFFISKLSKLKKYRIVSDFSNGSLGVECSILKEVFPEMISLNETPDGNFPGHSPNSIGAESTKAVREKVRETNSDIGIIFDGDGDRIGFIDEMGREVRGDILTAIIARELLEEQKNSKILYDLRSSKAVPELIESSGGIPVKSRVGHPFIKKLMKKEGAVFAGEFSNHFYFKEIGSFESPLLALYYVLKSLDNKSLGQQVDELTKYRHSGEINVRTTNPIEKITELKKLFKGKNIEELDGITISDRSWWVNVRPSNTEALLRITAEASDEETLDYILKDVKRIVGEE; encoded by the coding sequence ATGCCATTTAAAGCCTATGATGTTAGAGGGATTTACCCAGGCCAGATTGATGAAGAGTTCGCATACAGCCTTGGAAGGGCTCTTGGCAGGTCATATAACGAAATAGCAGTTGGTATAGATAGCAGAATAGGCTCAGAGAAGATCAAAGACTACTTCATGTCTGGCATCATGGACGAAATATCAGACGTAATATACCTTGGGGCTATATCAACACCGCTATTATATTTTGCGACAAAGGATAGATTTTCCCTTGGCGTCATGATCACTGCATCCCACAACCCCAAAGAGTATACGGGGTTTAAAGCATGCGGTAGAAATGCCATTCCGCTCTCACCCCAGGATGAGATAAAAAGAGAATTTAAATTATTCAACTTACCAAATAGAATACTCCATATAAAAGAAACGAGAAATGACATAATAGACGAATACAGAGGATTCTTTATATCAAAGCTCTCAAAACTTAAAAAATACAGGATAGTCTCTGATTTTTCTAACGGCTCCCTTGGAGTGGAGTGCAGCATCCTAAAGGAGGTATTCCCAGAAATGATATCTCTAAATGAAACTCCTGACGGGAATTTCCCGGGCCACTCTCCCAACTCTATAGGGGCTGAATCTACAAAAGCCGTTAGAGAAAAGGTCAGAGAAACTAATAGTGACATAGGTATCATATTTGACGGGGACGGGGACAGGATTGGATTCATTGACGAGATGGGAAGAGAAGTTAGAGGCGATATCTTGACAGCTATTATAGCAAGAGAGCTCTTAGAAGAACAGAAGAACTCTAAAATCCTCTATGACCTAAGATCATCTAAAGCTGTCCCAGAACTTATAGAATCCTCTGGAGGCATCCCTGTAAAATCCAGGGTGGGCCACCCATTCATAAAAAAATTAATGAAGAAGGAAGGCGCAGTTTTTGCCGGAGAATTCTCAAATCACTTCTATTTCAAGGAGATAGGCTCCTTTGAATCCCCACTTTTAGCACTATACTATGTATTAAAGTCACTTGATAATAAATCATTGGGCCAGCAGGTAGATGAACTTACTAAGTACCGACACAGCGGGGAGATAAATGTCAGGACAACAAACCCGATAGAGAAGATAACTGAACTCAAAAAATTATTTAAAGGTAAAAATATAGAAGAACTAGACGGAATTACTATTTCAGATAGAAGTTGGTGGGTAAATGTCAGGCCATCAAATACTGAGGCGCTATTACGCATCACTGCAGAAGCCTCTGATGAAGAGACTCTTGATTATATTTTGAAAGATGTAAAAAGAATTGTTGGTGAAGAATAG
- a CDS encoding putative sulfate/molybdate transporter, with protein sequence MIIKGFEFNLRELAGSMGDFGTLLPLAIGYIVVNGLNPAGFLVMLGLVNIFLGLAYKLPMPLQPKKTVATVAIAQGWTPSLIYSTGFGLGIVWLFLYFTNLIQIIVKYTPKSVTRGIILALGFTLFLTGFEFFKTDIFIGVISILIILIFRKNTKLPAAILLFIFGFLLIIFKGQLTGIIDIGFTLPPITIISLEDMYTGMIMAGIAQIPLTLTNAVIAVTALLKEYFPEKPVPERKLLLNTGIINVIVPFFGGFPMCHGAGGLAGQYTFGARTGGANIMEGSIEISLGLFLSKSILNLFSVFSMSIVGAMLLYVSYELVKLVQDIKSNSEIFVMILTAIISVVSNMAIGFITGILVFNIIKKVNS encoded by the coding sequence ATGATAATAAAAGGATTTGAATTTAATTTAAGAGAACTTGCTGGATCAATGGGAGATTTTGGCACTTTGTTGCCTTTAGCTATTGGATATATAGTTGTAAATGGACTTAATCCAGCAGGATTTCTTGTCATGCTGGGTCTTGTTAACATATTTTTAGGATTAGCATACAAGCTCCCTATGCCATTGCAGCCAAAAAAAACAGTTGCAACTGTCGCCATTGCACAAGGCTGGACACCCTCCCTTATTTATTCCACCGGATTCGGATTAGGGATTGTATGGCTATTTCTTTATTTTACAAATCTAATTCAAATAATTGTAAAATATACGCCTAAATCCGTTACAAGAGGGATTATTCTAGCACTAGGATTTACTCTATTTTTAACTGGATTTGAATTTTTCAAAACAGATATATTTATTGGCGTTATATCGATTTTAATTATATTAATCTTTAGAAAGAATACAAAACTGCCAGCAGCCATTTTATTATTTATCTTTGGTTTTTTATTAATCATTTTTAAGGGGCAACTAACTGGTATAATCGACATAGGATTTACACTTCCGCCAATTACTATTATTTCACTTGAAGACATGTATACCGGTATGATTATGGCGGGAATAGCCCAAATTCCCCTTACGTTGACAAATGCAGTTATAGCAGTCACTGCATTACTTAAAGAGTATTTCCCGGAAAAACCGGTACCTGAAAGAAAATTATTACTTAATACGGGAATTATTAATGTAATTGTTCCCTTCTTTGGAGGATTCCCCATGTGTCATGGGGCAGGTGGGCTAGCAGGCCAATATACTTTCGGCGCAAGAACTGGAGGGGCCAATATAATGGAAGGCTCGATAGAAATTAGTTTGGGCTTGTTTTTATCAAAATCTATTCTAAATTTATTTTCTGTATTTTCCATGAGCATAGTGGGGGCAATGCTATTATATGTATCCTACGAACTTGTTAAATTAGTTCAGGACATTAAATCTAATTCTGAGATATTTGTGATGATTCTTACGGCCATTATCTCTGTAGTTTCAAATATGGCAATTGGATTTATTACTGGAATTTTAGTATTTAATATTATAAAAAAAGTTAATTCATAA
- a CDS encoding CopG family transcriptional regulator — protein MEELGAVKIPKRLIEEIKEYIKDSEFKSVDDYVSFVIEEVLKDDDEAEFSEEDEKLVKDRLKDLGYLD, from the coding sequence ATGGAAGAGTTAGGAGCTGTAAAGATACCAAAAAGATTGATAGAAGAGATAAAAGAGTATATCAAGGACAGCGAGTTTAAGTCTGTCGATGATTATGTCAGCTTTGTCATAGAAGAAGTCCTAAAGGATGACGATGAAGCAGAATTTTCAGAAGAAGATGAAAAGCTAGTTAAGGACAGACTAAAAGACCTTGGATATCTAGATTAA
- a CDS encoding alkaline phosphatase family protein: protein MLVVLAIDALEYALVEKYQCENLKQKYYGKTNISEFSQPRTMVLWSSFMTGENKEKEILKLGDKEMWNKQFDIKETFFFNFQDPKIIDLPGFSYDKKQHEEERELLKAYFATDSPEEKTKIRNDYNAHAFSHHRKIKTEFLEALEGNYDFVLGYFSVADVIGHLNFGNNLMMKMIYKDLDEIAGAIKHNFIVLSDHGMKAIGQFGDHSEYGFWSTSFKDINNPKITDFSKIIVGMM from the coding sequence ATGCTAGTTGTTCTTGCAATTGATGCTCTTGAATATGCGCTAGTTGAAAAGTACCAGTGTGAAAACCTAAAGCAGAAGTATTACGGAAAAACTAATATTTCAGAGTTCTCTCAACCTAGGACGATGGTCTTATGGAGCTCATTTATGACTGGTGAGAACAAGGAAAAGGAGATTCTAAAGCTAGGCGATAAAGAGATGTGGAACAAACAGTTTGATATCAAGGAAACATTCTTCTTTAACTTCCAGGATCCAAAGATAATAGATCTCCCAGGATTTAGCTATGATAAGAAACAGCATGAAGAAGAAAGGGAGTTATTAAAAGCATACTTCGCTACTGATTCACCTGAAGAGAAAACTAAGATAAGAAATGATTACAACGCACATGCTTTTTCTCACCATAGAAAAATAAAGACAGAATTCTTAGAAGCACTAGAAGGCAATTATGATTTTGTACTTGGATACTTTAGTGTTGCAGATGTAATCGGCCACCTGAACTTTGGCAACAACCTCATGATGAAGATGATATATAAAGACCTCGATGAAATAGCTGGCGCAATAAAACACAACTTCATAGTCCTCTCAGACCACGGCATGAAGGCCATAGGACAGTTTGGGGACCACTCTGAATACGGGTTTTGGAGCACATCTTTTAAGGATATAAACAATCCGAAGATAACTGATTTTTCAAAGATAATAGTGGGGATGATGTAA
- a CDS encoding GTP-binding protein has translation MDEGYLKFVIVGHVDHGKSTLIGRLLFDSGSIPKEKIDEIKSICDSLGKEMEFGYVMDHLEEEREQGITIETTQTFFKTKKRNYVIIDAPGHVEFLKNMITGASQAEAAILIVDAEEGVREQTKRHAYILSMLGITQVIAVINKMDLISFDREKFESIKADLLNFLREIGIKPSYIIPISAKNGDFVASSTFNLSWYSGPTVLEALDSFVPKERSVEKPLRFAVQDVYNFDKRIIAGRVESGLLKKDQAVTVLPSGEKTKVKSIEEFLKNPEEAEPGKSIGLTTLDKLFVDRGNIIVDSNDSSYNVTSSFRASIFWMDKMPYKLGTPIMLRCATQEVMCRVESIIKLIDSSTLELLVSDLGVIKNREAADVVIKTDKEIVVDDFLDIPETGRFVLGKEVTVAGGIVKGEKIC, from the coding sequence ATGGACGAGGGGTATCTAAAATTTGTCATAGTAGGCCATGTTGACCACGGGAAAAGCACCCTAATAGGCAGGCTATTATTTGACTCTGGCTCAATACCAAAGGAAAAGATAGATGAAATAAAGAGCATCTGCGATAGCCTTGGGAAAGAAATGGAATTTGGCTATGTGATGGACCACTTAGAAGAAGAGAGAGAGCAGGGCATCACGATAGAAACTACCCAGACCTTCTTTAAGACAAAAAAGAGAAACTATGTGATAATCGATGCTCCGGGCCATGTGGAATTTCTAAAGAATATGATAACAGGCGCGTCCCAAGCAGAAGCAGCCATCTTGATTGTTGATGCGGAGGAAGGCGTTAGGGAGCAGACTAAGCGCCACGCATATATTTTGAGCATGCTCGGTATAACTCAAGTTATAGCAGTAATAAACAAGATGGATCTAATAAGCTTTGATAGGGAAAAATTTGAATCGATAAAAGCTGACCTACTAAATTTCCTAAGGGAGATTGGCATAAAACCCTCATACATCATCCCGATATCTGCAAAAAATGGTGATTTTGTCGCATCAAGCACCTTTAATCTATCCTGGTATTCGGGTCCGACTGTCCTAGAAGCGCTTGACTCGTTTGTGCCAAAGGAAAGGTCAGTTGAAAAGCCCTTGCGATTTGCAGTCCAGGATGTGTACAACTTTGATAAGAGAATCATTGCAGGAAGGGTGGAAAGCGGGCTATTAAAGAAAGATCAAGCTGTTACAGTCCTCCCATCAGGAGAAAAGACAAAGGTAAAGTCAATCGAAGAGTTCCTTAAAAATCCAGAAGAGGCAGAGCCCGGAAAATCGATAGGGCTCACAACTCTTGATAAGCTATTCGTTGACAGAGGGAATATAATTGTCGATTCAAATGACAGCTCCTATAATGTAACTAGTAGCTTTAGGGCCAGCATATTCTGGATGGATAAAATGCCGTACAAACTCGGCACTCCAATCATGTTAAGATGCGCAACGCAGGAAGTTATGTGTAGGGTAGAATCCATCATAAAACTAATAGACTCATCGACCCTTGAGCTATTGGTAAGTGATTTGGGAGTAATAAAGAACAGGGAAGCAGCGGATGTTGTGATAAAAACAGACAAAGAGATTGTGGTGGATGATTTCTTAGATATACCAGAAACTGGCAGATTCGTACTCGGAAAAGAGGTAACAGTTGCCGGTGGCATAGTTAAGGGGGAGAAGATATGCTAG
- a CDS encoding sulfite exporter TauE/SafE family protein, which translates to MLEISFLILIVLIAFVAEYIDSTLGGGYGTLLTPLLLLFGFSAVAVVPAILLSELFTGAFAAFMHHRVGNVSFNFENDKESEIVKRLGKLGYMPKSIDSKIAIVLALCSTIGGILAVFIAVNISKLLLNSFIGLIVLLMGILILVKRKSGTKFSWKKIVGLGALASFNKSLSGGGYGPLVTSGQILSGVNTKSSIAITSFAESFTCIVGLITYLALGKTINWSIAPFLMAGALMSVPFSAYSVKRMKTDKFTLIVGIAIVILGSTTLIKALI; encoded by the coding sequence ATGTTAGAAATAAGTTTTTTAATTTTGATTGTTTTAATAGCATTTGTTGCAGAATATATAGACTCTACCTTAGGTGGAGGTTATGGAACTTTATTAACGCCACTTCTCCTATTATTTGGATTTTCAGCTGTGGCAGTCGTCCCTGCTATCTTACTATCAGAACTATTCACCGGCGCATTTGCCGCATTCATGCACCACAGAGTCGGCAATGTCTCTTTTAATTTTGAAAATGACAAAGAAAGTGAAATCGTGAAAAGGCTTGGGAAGCTTGGTTACATGCCAAAATCAATAGATTCTAAGATAGCGATAGTCCTAGCTTTATGCAGCACAATCGGCGGTATACTCGCTGTTTTTATTGCCGTTAATATATCTAAATTACTACTAAACTCTTTCATAGGGCTAATAGTCCTTTTGATGGGCATACTGATACTGGTAAAACGGAAAAGCGGAACAAAATTCTCATGGAAAAAAATTGTCGGCCTTGGGGCACTAGCTTCATTTAACAAGAGCTTATCAGGTGGAGGGTACGGCCCCCTTGTGACATCTGGCCAGATCCTATCTGGCGTCAATACAAAGAGCTCCATAGCAATAACATCCTTTGCAGAAAGCTTTACCTGCATTGTAGGACTAATAACATACCTTGCCCTTGGGAAAACAATCAACTGGTCAATAGCACCGTTTCTTATGGCAGGTGCGCTAATGTCTGTTCCTTTTTCTGCATATTCAGTTAAAAGGATGAAAACTGACAAGTTCACCCTGATTGTGGGGATAGCTATTGTAATACTTGGTTCGACAACACTGATAAAGGCATTAATTTAG
- a CDS encoding sulfate adenylyltransferase subunit 2, which translates to MDHLDILESQSIYIIREAYKQYKDIAALWSIGKDSTTLMYLIRKAFYGRVPFPVIHIDTGYKFKEIYEFRDYLSKEWNFKVIVAKNQEALDSGVGPNSGDKLTCCTKLKTEALKQAIDKHKFKALLLGIRRDEHGIRAKERVFSPRNRYFEWDYKNQPPELWDQFKTKKEQDEHLRIHPLLHWTEFDIWSYVQREKIPVVSLYFAKNGKRYRSIGCETCCEPVESDADTIDKIVQELKTTKVSERSGRAQDKESAYVMQKLRALGYM; encoded by the coding sequence ATGGATCATTTAGATATTCTAGAAAGTCAGAGTATTTACATAATAAGGGAGGCCTACAAGCAGTACAAAGACATTGCTGCTTTATGGAGCATTGGAAAGGATTCAACAACCTTGATGTATTTGATAAGAAAGGCGTTCTACGGAAGGGTGCCATTTCCTGTAATACACATTGATACAGGATACAAATTCAAAGAAATCTATGAGTTCAGGGATTACCTCTCAAAAGAATGGAACTTCAAAGTTATAGTTGCAAAAAACCAGGAAGCCTTAGACTCAGGCGTTGGCCCAAACTCTGGAGACAAGCTGACGTGCTGCACCAAGCTAAAGACCGAGGCATTGAAACAAGCGATTGACAAACACAAGTTCAAGGCACTATTGCTTGGCATAAGGCGAGATGAACACGGCATCAGGGCAAAGGAAAGAGTCTTTTCTCCAAGGAACAGGTACTTTGAATGGGATTACAAGAATCAGCCACCTGAGCTATGGGACCAGTTCAAGACAAAAAAGGAGCAGGACGAACACTTAAGGATCCACCCGCTTCTACACTGGACTGAGTTTGACATATGGTCCTACGTTCAGAGGGAAAAAATACCAGTTGTAAGCCTATACTTTGCTAAAAACGGCAAGCGCTACAGGAGTATCGGATGTGAAACATGCTGTGAGCCTGTTGAATCAGATGCCGATACTATAGATAAGATTGTCCAGGAATTAAAAACTACAAAGGTCTCTGAGAGGAGCGGCAGGGCGCAGGACAAAGAGAGCGCTTACGTGATGCAGAAGCTCAGAGCCTTGGGGTATATGTGA
- a CDS encoding ribbon-helix-helix domain-containing protein produces MDKVTIKIPKELYENLQNMIEDTGFSSVTEFIVFVMRSLAAGGNIKTEDRLTEDEVKAIRERLKKLGYL; encoded by the coding sequence ATGGACAAAGTTACAATCAAGATCCCAAAGGAGCTTTATGAGAATCTTCAGAATATGATAGAAGATACTGGATTTTCAAGCGTCACAGAGTTCATTGTTTTTGTCATGCGAAGCCTTGCAGCCGGGGGCAACATAAAAACTGAAGACAGGCTCACTGAAGATGAGGTCAAAGCAATAAGGGAACGATTGAAAAAACTTGGGTATTTGTAA
- a CDS encoding oligosaccharide flippase family protein — protein MQFKFDESGLIKHGLIMTVSMVIARFFGYLFQIYVARALGPEDYGVFGSLFAFFMILTIPVGTVQTVVSRYTSEYKVKGKYSKIKHLMISAFKKLSKVGFVGFVLMAIFSIPFAMFLKMSNPIPIIILGITLFFTFTSPIFRGILQGLQKFNWLSVINVSETFFKLVFGVILITLGFGLNGAILAFSFGYLVPLLVVLFPLLFLFKERSGNEIFSFTGIYKYAYLVLLATGILTFMQNIDIILVKHLFSSYEAGIYSAMSNIGKIIFFLGAGLSASLFPKVSELKNNSKVSLRLLKMSVLTLFLLSISFVVCCFLFDELIAKLLFGVSYVEGALLIPYFSIALSFLGLTSVLIFYLIAVEDFKFLKPICLAPLLQTIGIYFFHQNLISVVLILNVFFVLCFVIACIFVLNNLKNKGGPYNGTRKNRKIS, from the coding sequence ATGCAGTTTAAATTCGACGAATCTGGGCTAATAAAACATGGATTGATAATGACTGTATCTATGGTGATTGCACGATTCTTTGGGTACCTATTCCAGATATATGTTGCAAGAGCGCTTGGCCCCGAAGATTATGGTGTCTTTGGAAGCCTATTTGCATTTTTTATGATTTTGACCATACCTGTAGGGACTGTACAGACTGTTGTCTCGAGATATACTTCAGAATATAAAGTGAAGGGAAAGTATTCTAAGATCAAACACTTGATGATATCTGCATTTAAGAAATTGAGCAAAGTAGGTTTTGTTGGATTTGTACTTATGGCCATCTTCAGTATCCCATTTGCAATGTTTTTGAAAATGTCAAATCCAATTCCAATTATAATTTTAGGAATAACTCTTTTTTTTACTTTTACTTCTCCGATATTTAGAGGAATTTTACAAGGGCTTCAAAAATTCAACTGGCTTTCAGTTATTAATGTTTCAGAAACGTTCTTCAAGCTGGTATTTGGGGTGATATTAATCACTTTAGGATTTGGATTAAATGGTGCAATATTGGCCTTTAGTTTTGGATATCTAGTACCTTTACTTGTTGTTTTATTTCCTCTCCTGTTTCTTTTTAAAGAGAGAAGCGGAAACGAAATATTTAGCTTTACTGGAATTTATAAGTATGCCTATCTAGTTTTACTAGCAACGGGCATTCTAACTTTTATGCAAAATATAGATATAATTTTAGTTAAACATTTATTTTCTTCATATGAGGCCGGGATTTACAGTGCTATGTCAAACATAGGTAAGATCATATTCTTTTTAGGCGCAGGATTATCTGCTTCTCTTTTCCCCAAAGTTTCTGAATTAAAAAATAATAGTAAAGTTTCGTTGAGATTATTGAAAATGAGTGTTCTTACTTTATTTTTACTATCCATATCTTTTGTTGTTTGTTGTTTTTTGTTTGATGAATTGATAGCTAAATTATTATTTGGAGTAAGCTATGTTGAAGGCGCTTTATTAATTCCTTATTTTTCTATAGCATTAAGTTTTTTAGGATTGACTTCAGTTTTGATTTTCTATTTAATAGCAGTTGAAGACTTTAAATTTTTGAAGCCTATATGCTTAGCCCCATTATTACAGACTATAGGTATTTATTTTTTCCATCAAAATTTAATTAGTGTTGTTTTGATACTGAATGTATTTTTTGTTTTGTGTTTTGTAATTGCATGTATTTTTGTATTGAATAATCTTAAGAATAAAGGTGGACCATATAATGGAACAAGAAAGAATAGAAAAATATCTTGA
- a CDS encoding class I SAM-dependent methyltransferase: MEQERIEKYLESLSKIIRKNGILLDAGCGSGNFSIWKKINNFDNYLKIGLDLDPFDNKNLDFPVCGNLYKLPFRENLIDIIVCEMVAEHLDTPELMISEFHRILKKNGHTIIFTPNKYHPIFFLANLLPQKIVDSVKLYYYKFSERENFDVYYKFNDFSRILKISKKYFEIIELYTYYSEAGFSSDKLFLKNIYKIYKKFLFILPERMRGGLIVITLKK, encoded by the coding sequence ATGGAACAAGAAAGAATAGAAAAATATCTTGAAAGTTTAAGTAAAATTATTAGAAAGAATGGAATTTTATTAGATGCAGGTTGTGGTTCTGGTAATTTTAGTATTTGGAAAAAGATAAATAATTTTGACAATTATTTAAAGATTGGCTTGGATTTAGATCCTTTTGATAACAAAAATCTTGATTTTCCTGTTTGTGGGAATTTATACAAACTACCATTTAGAGAAAATTTAATAGATATAATTGTGTGTGAGATGGTTGCAGAACATCTAGATACACCTGAATTAATGATATCGGAATTTCATAGAATTTTAAAGAAAAATGGGCATACGATTATTTTTACGCCCAATAAGTATCATCCAATTTTCTTTTTGGCAAACTTACTACCTCAAAAAATAGTGGATAGTGTCAAGTTATATTATTATAAGTTTTCTGAAAGAGAAAATTTTGATGTGTATTACAAATTTAATGATTTCTCAAGAATATTAAAAATTAGTAAAAAATATTTTGAGATTATAGAGTTATATACTTATTATTCTGAAGCAGGATTTAGTTCTGATAAATTATTTCTTAAGAATATTTATAAAATTTATAAAAAATTTTTGTTTATTTTACCAGAAAGAATGAGGGGAGGTTTAATAGTAATTACTTTAAAGAAATAG